A genomic stretch from Synergistaceae bacterium includes:
- the def gene encoding peptide deformylase, translating into MTSESSSGILEIRKYPDPVLKKISEPVTVFDEGLADFVKVLFSSMRVHDGVGLAAPQVGVLKKIAVVEYDGKSYVLINPRVIDQKGIQEGEEGCLSFPGIYANIVRPQWVKIESNDLNGETVTFEGEGYTARAFLHEMDHLSGKLFIDYLSNLKRNAIKKKAAKHTGGHF; encoded by the coding sequence TTGACATCTGAATCATCATCGGGCATCCTAGAAATAAGGAAGTACCCTGATCCCGTGCTGAAGAAAATTTCAGAGCCTGTTACAGTTTTTGACGAGGGATTAGCGGACTTCGTTAAAGTTTTGTTCTCGTCAATGCGTGTTCATGACGGAGTCGGACTCGCCGCGCCTCAAGTCGGAGTCCTCAAGAAAATTGCCGTTGTCGAATATGACGGAAAAAGCTACGTGCTAATCAATCCCAGAGTCATAGATCAGAAAGGCATTCAGGAAGGTGAAGAAGGCTGTCTCAGTTTTCCGGGAATTTATGCCAACATCGTCCGGCCTCAGTGGGTGAAAATCGAGTCCAATGACCTTAACGGGGAGACAGTAACATTTGAGGGCGAGGGCTACACGGCGCGGGCATTCCTTCACGAAATGGATCACTTGTCGGGAAAACTTTTCATTGATTACCTGTCGAACCTAAAGCGCAACGCCATCAAGAAGAAGGCCGCCAAACATACCGGGGGGCATTTCTAG
- a CDS encoding CtsR family transcriptional regulator, translating into MQNLSHDIETYILGLLEDEDENFISLRRKELAEMFECVPSQINYVLRSRFTPEQGYLTESRRGEHGYIKIFRITCEKTSEKLRHINEIIGNEITYRGARKLLATLQDRGMITGRERLIIEVALKYITDSGHDEDTQETAYLLKNMLGGLMKAQGGQI; encoded by the coding sequence TTGCAGAATTTATCACACGACATAGAGACATACATACTAGGCTTGCTTGAGGACGAGGACGAAAATTTTATCAGTCTCAGGCGCAAAGAGCTTGCCGAAATGTTTGAGTGCGTTCCGAGTCAGATAAATTACGTTCTCCGCAGCAGGTTCACGCCGGAGCAGGGCTATCTGACAGAGAGCAGGAGGGGTGAGCATGGCTACATAAAAATCTTCAGGATAACCTGCGAGAAGACAAGCGAAAAACTCAGGCACATCAACGAAATTATAGGCAATGAGATAACGTACAGGGGAGCGCGGAAATTATTGGCGACATTGCAGGACAGGGGAATGATTACGGGGCGGGAGCGTCTGATTATCGAGGTGGCATTGAAATATATCACCGACTCCGGCCATGACGAAGACACACAAGAGACTGCATACCTTCTCAAAAACATGCTGGGCGGTCTCATGAAAGCACAGGGAGGACAAATATAA